One Phaseolus vulgaris cultivar G19833 chromosome 4, P. vulgaris v2.0, whole genome shotgun sequence DNA window includes the following coding sequences:
- the LOC137838425 gene encoding uncharacterized protein, whose product MVNERPNAVSVLDKHRQKAAARKGRRSLEVMPPVHEVAARSREQAGPSQKSKKRPREGSNIATTVRSPGSMPTPPPPRREAAEAVPPSPHSRPGSFDAVARSGPTPFDLLGRGHQFTRRVRVALPDESRESLRDVAPSELMRSGLELVCRSVVLFQHGLQAQDRHVETVSQLEHKLSEAAQSLEQSLAANDDLSTKIAKEVAEKELAQSEAGEARRQLESERRRAAAEVAQLKKWADEKLAESAAEVLALKTAKAKVEAELDENYDEAEELLKQCFERAVRQAHVLYGGPPATGEFDLDCEVYQGRIMPSVEVAALTAQRAEPAGTEGGEAEVQGREAEADEGECIEVRD is encoded by the coding sequence ATGGTGAACGAACGACCTAACGCTGTCAGCGTGCTTGACAAGCATCGACAGAAAGCGGCCGCACGCAAGGGTCGCCGTAGTTTGGAGGTGATGCCTCCGGTTCATGAAGTTGCGGCCAGGTCCAGGGAGCAGGCCGGTCCTTCCCAAAAGTCCAAGAAGCGGCCGAGGGAGGGTAGCAACATTGCAACTACCGTCAGGTCGCCCGGCTCGATGCCGACGCCTCCTCCTCCTCGTCGAGAGGCGGCCGAGGCGGTGCCACCTTCTCCCCACTCTCGCCCGGGTTCTTTTGATGCCGTGGCGAGGTCTGGGCCGACCCCCTTCGATCTCCTGGGGCGCGGCCATCAGTTCACACGACGGGTGCGTGTGGCGCTCCCCGATGAGTCCCGGGAGTCGCTTCGGGACGTCGCCCCTTCAGAGCTTATGAGGAGCGGCCTTGAGCTCGTTTGCCGCTCGGTCGTACTCTTCCAACACGGTCTCCAGGCGCAAGACCGACACGTGGAGACCGTGTCGCAGTTGGAGCACAAGCTCTCGGAGGCCGCTCAGTCCTTGGAGCAATCTTTGGCCGCTAATGATGACTTGTCCACTAAGATTGCCAAGGAGGTGGCCGAGAAAGAGTTGGCTCAAAGTGAGGCCGGCGAGGCGAGGCGTCAACTGGAGTCCGAGAGGAGGAGGGCGGCGGCTGAGGTCGCCCAGTTGAAGAAGTGGGCCGACGAGAAGCTCGCTGAGTCGGCCGCTGAGGTGCTTGCCCTTAAAACTGCCAAGGCCAAAGTCGAAGCTGAACTCGACGAGAACTATGACGAGGCCGAGGAGTTACTGAAGCAGTGTTTTGAAAGGGCCGTGCGTCAAGCGCACGTGCTATATGGAGGGCCGCCGGCTACTGGGGAGTTCGACCTTGATTGCGAGGTTTATCAGGGTCGGATTATGCCGAGTGTTGAGGTGGCCGCTCTGACTGCTCAAAGGGCTGAACCGGCCGGGACCGAAGGAGGGGAGGCCGAGGTTCAGGGTAGGGAGGCCGAAGCCGATGAGGGTGAGTGCATTGAAGTGCGGGATTAG
- the LOC137837397 gene encoding 5'-adenylylsulfate reductase-like 5 isoform X2, translated as MASSLLLFLLLLLCVYVIQFASAFSSSSSSSSLCLPQPPSFRYNLQSQCPISIPTNPPLQVDGNILDRVLSSRKSIEYISILFYASWCPFSQKMLPQFELVSSMFPQVEHLILEQSSALPSLFSRYGIHNLPAILLVNQTSMLRYHGPNNLLSVSEFYERNSGFVASINIVEQPSSMTSDENLTMNQIGLSLKETWSRDPYLLFSVLFLCFRLLLFVFPKIVSRLRAFWVSCVPHLNLQIFGETSQVMGRVLQVIDVRRIWNRLRLCKIRIFQERARSARVWASSLASVSLGLQ; from the exons ATGGCTTCTtcacttcttctttttcttcttcttctcctttgcGTGTATGTGATTCAATTCGCGTCTgcgttttcttcttcttcttcttcttcctcgttGTGCCTTCCCCAACCACCTTCCTTTCGCTATAATCTCCAATCGCAGTGCCCAATCTCGATCCCGACGAATCCGCCTCTTCAG GTGGATGGAAATATTTTAGACAGAGTTCTGTCTAGCAGAAAGAGTATAGAGTATATTTCTATACTCTTCTATGCTTCCTGGTGCCCATTTTCTCAAAAAATGCTTCCTCAATTTGAACTTGTCAGTTCCATGTTTCCTCAAGTAGAACATTTGATTCTAGAGCAATCATCAGCTTTGCCAAG CTTGTTTTCACGATATGGAATCCATAACTTGCCTGCAATATTACTAGTGAACCAGACATCAATGTTGAGATATCATGGTCCAAACAATCTCCTTTCCGTTTCTGAATTTTACGAAAGAAACTCAG GGTTTGTAGCAAGTATTAAtattgttgaacaacctagcagCATGACGAGTGATGAAAATTTGACCATGAACCAGATTGGTTTGTCTCTGAAAGAAACATGGAGCAGGGACCCCTACTTGTTATTCTCTGTATTGTTTCTTTGTTTTAGGTTACTCCTCTTTGTATTCCCCAAGATCGTCTCACGTCTCCGAGCATTCTGGGTTTCCTGTGTTCCTCATCTGAACCTGCAAATATTTGGTGAGACAAGCCAAGTGATGGGACGTGTGCTTCAGGTGATAGATGTCAGGAGGATTTGGAACAGGTTAAGACTGTGCAAGATCAGGATTTTTCAGGAAAGGGCAAGGAGTGCCCGAGTTTGGGCTTCATCTCTGGCTTCTGTTTCTCTTG GCTTGCAGTGA
- the LOC137837397 gene encoding 5'-adenylylsulfate reductase-like 5 isoform X1: MASSLLLFLLLLLCVYVIQFASAFSSSSSSSSLCLPQPPSFRYNLQSQCPISIPTNPPLQVDGNILDRVLSSRKSIEYISILFYASWCPFSQKMLPQFELVSSMFPQVEHLILEQSSALPSLFSRYGIHNLPAILLVNQTSMLRYHGPNNLLSVSEFYERNSGFVASINIVEQPSSMTSDENLTMNQIGLSLKETWSRDPYLLFSVLFLCFRLLLFVFPKIVSRLRAFWVSCVPHLNLQIFGETSQVMGRVLQVIDVRRIWNRLRLCKIRIFQERARSARVWASSLASVSLGESSSARSSTQGLQ, encoded by the exons ATGGCTTCTtcacttcttctttttcttcttcttctcctttgcGTGTATGTGATTCAATTCGCGTCTgcgttttcttcttcttcttcttcttcctcgttGTGCCTTCCCCAACCACCTTCCTTTCGCTATAATCTCCAATCGCAGTGCCCAATCTCGATCCCGACGAATCCGCCTCTTCAG GTGGATGGAAATATTTTAGACAGAGTTCTGTCTAGCAGAAAGAGTATAGAGTATATTTCTATACTCTTCTATGCTTCCTGGTGCCCATTTTCTCAAAAAATGCTTCCTCAATTTGAACTTGTCAGTTCCATGTTTCCTCAAGTAGAACATTTGATTCTAGAGCAATCATCAGCTTTGCCAAG CTTGTTTTCACGATATGGAATCCATAACTTGCCTGCAATATTACTAGTGAACCAGACATCAATGTTGAGATATCATGGTCCAAACAATCTCCTTTCCGTTTCTGAATTTTACGAAAGAAACTCAG GGTTTGTAGCAAGTATTAAtattgttgaacaacctagcagCATGACGAGTGATGAAAATTTGACCATGAACCAGATTGGTTTGTCTCTGAAAGAAACATGGAGCAGGGACCCCTACTTGTTATTCTCTGTATTGTTTCTTTGTTTTAGGTTACTCCTCTTTGTATTCCCCAAGATCGTCTCACGTCTCCGAGCATTCTGGGTTTCCTGTGTTCCTCATCTGAACCTGCAAATATTTGGTGAGACAAGCCAAGTGATGGGACGTGTGCTTCAGGTGATAGATGTCAGGAGGATTTGGAACAGGTTAAGACTGTGCAAGATCAGGATTTTTCAGGAAAGGGCAAGGAGTGCCCGAGTTTGGGCTTCATCTCTGGCTTCTGTTTCTCTTGGTGAGTCATCATCAGCTAGGTCATCCACACAAG GCTTGCAGTGA
- the LOC137838424 gene encoding uncharacterized protein, which produces MVSTRSMERMTEADQTMLLLSLQREMAEMRRKAEEAAQKNEQELQVLRRENEDMRKKLGEGGPSVIPTNVVGKSYTSPPNPDVAEGTRGRPPPRETEMGDESCLIRSTRTTLTADPNRRHPFTNNIIEVPLPEKWKGFNRDRYDGSTDPDEHMDAYTTHMSLYTSDDAVLCRVFPTSLKGAALSWFTKLSPNSIDSFATLVAKFETQFATSRPHHLTSIALVGIRQEKGESLRTFVDRFSKVAMSIRNLSPDVAMHHMLTALRPGPFADNLCMQPADSLDELRKRVAKYMQLEELREFRNQARAKAGGERKEGKDRQARPIQRTDRGRENRDRPIRFSRYTPLTAERGRILDEALNAELIPPPRKVASLNNADRRKQCRYHQNTGHSTDECQALKDKIEELIQAGHLRRFVRNGRDQPGRADPPRRTRSPQRGRENQNNRGDRQPARADPPRRDDPPREGDRRGNREVINTIAGGFAGGGSTNNARKKHLRAVHQVNAVAFRPRIPPITFTDEDFKGVDYRQQDDPMVIAVDIDRFTIRKTLVDQGSSVDILYWKTFKAMRMTEAEMMPYDDHVVGFSGERVGTKGYIDLYTTFGEGKNTRTIKIRYLVIDANTSYNILLGRPSINRLMAIISTPHLAMKFPSKTGDILTVHVDQKEARECYAESLRVEPLRADTSPLRARKSSRKDRSPRKDRPREAQPTVALVDLDPRATEDRLEAREELRRVPLLDEEHSTAVGTALAAAEAEVMHAALRKNVDMFAWTPADMPGVSPDVITHRLSIFKEARPISQKKRDLGDEKRLAAKEEAGKLLSAGFIREARYTTWLANVVMVTKPNGNWRMCVDYRNINSACPKDTYPLPNIDRLVDGAAGHKIMSFLDAYSGYNQISMHPRDKEKTAFMTADANYYYEVMSFGLKNAGATYQRLMDKIFKGLIGRAVEVYVDDIVVKSDSFEQHLKDLDEVFKALRGVNMKLNPEKCTFGVEGGKFLGFMLTHRGIEANPDKCQAILSMRSPNTVKEVQQLLGRLTALSRFVPRLAERTRPIVQLLRKGKKFVWDDQCEEIFKKFKEFLTSPAVIQKPRPDAPILVYLAVSEEAVSAALVQEAEGEERPVYFVSRTLHSAETRYQMIEKVALALVLTARRMRPYFQNHSITVRTDYPIFKILSKPDLAGRMIGWSVELSEFDIRYEPRGAIKSQCLADFSAELTPLPTLSDGWTLYVDGSSNKTACGAGVVLEGPGDLLLEQALQFGFRATNNQAEYEALLAGLNLAYDMGAREVTCKSDSQVMVGQVNGDFEVKEPLLQRYYHAAKNSIARFNKAPLQHIPREDNKRADILSKLSITKKKSHQRSVIQIWLRHPSVTEAEAECLAIEEEEADADNWMTPVIQYLTVGTCKAGQEKAMKQQCARYTMINEDLYRRGYSTPLLKCITNKRAEYILAEIHEGICGNHAGTRTMAAKVLRAGYY; this is translated from the coding sequence ATGGTTTCGACAAGAAGCATGGAAAGAATGACTGAAGCCGACCAGACAATGCTATTGCTGTCTCTCCAGAGGGAAATGGCCGAGATGCGAAGAAAGGCCGAGGAGGCCGCTCAGAAAAATGAGCAAGAGCTGCAAGTTCTCCGCAGGGAGAACGAGGATATGAGAAAGAAGCTGGGGGAGGGAGGACCCTCTGTCATACCGACGAACGTGGTCGGCAAGTCCTACACCTCTCCCCCCAACCCGGATGTGGCCGAGGGGACGAGAGGCCGACCCCCTCCCCGTGAGACTGAAATGGGCGACGAGTCGTGCCTAATCAGATCCACTCGGACGACCCTGACGGCCGACCCGAACCGCCGTCACCCCTTTACGAACAACATCATCGAAGTCCCACTTCCTGAgaagtggaagggtttcaaccgagaccgatacgacgggtcgaccgacccggacgagcatatggACGCCTACACCACCCATATGAGTCTCTACACCTCGGACGACGCCGTCTTGTGCCGAGTGTTCCCCACATCCTTGAAGGGTGCAGCCCTTAGCTGGTTCACCAAGCTGTCACCCAACTCCATCGACAGCTTTGCCACGCTCGTCGCAAAGTTCGAAACACAGTTCGCGACCAGCCGGCCGCATCATCTGACCTCAATCGCCCTGGTAGGCATTCGccaggagaagggagagtcgcTGAGAACCTTCGTGGATAGGTTCAGTAAAGTGGCGATGAGCATCCGAAATCTGAGTCCGGATGTCgccatgcaccacatgctgacgGCCCTGCGCCCGGGGCCCTTTGCCGACAACCTATGCATGCAACCGGCCGACAGCCTAGATGAGCTGAGAAAGAGAGTCGCTAAGTACATGCAGCTGGAGGAACTAAGAGAGTTCCGCAACCAGGCCCGTGCCAAGGCCGGCGGAGAAAGGAAAGAAGGAAAGGACCGCCAGGCGCGGCCGATACAGAGAACTGACCGGGGACGGGAGAATCGAGACCGACCAATTCGATTCTCGAGATACACGCCGTTGACGGCTGAGAGAGGGAGGATCTTGGACGAGGCCCTCAACGCCGAGTTGATCCCTCCCCCAAGGAAGGTAGCCAGCCTAAATAATGCCGACCGAAGGAAGCAGTGTCGGTACCATCAAAACACCGGACACTCGACCGACGAGTGTCAGGCCCTCAAGGATAAGATCGAGGAACTTATCCAGGCTGGGCATCTCCGCCGTTTCGTCAGGAATGGCCGAGACCAACCCGGCCGGGCGGATCCACCCAGGCGGACGAGGTCACCCCAGCGCGGCCGAGAAAACCAAAATAACAGAGGCGACCGGCAACCCGCAAGGGCCGACCCCCCTCGAAGGGACGATCCCCCGAGGGAAGGCGATAGGAGAGGTAACCGAGAGGTTATCAACACCATAGCCGGCGGTTTCGCCGGGGGAGGAAGCACAAACAACGCCCGGAAGAAGCACCTCCGGGCGGTACACCAGGTAAACGCCGTGGCGTTCCGACCAAGGATACCACCCATAACTTTCACGGACGAAGACTTTAAAGGCGTGGACTACCGCCAGCAGGACGACCCGATGGTGATAGCGGTCGACATAGATCGATTCACCATAAGGAAGACTctcgtggaccaaggaagttcagtAGATATCCTCTACTGGAAAACTTTCAAGGCCATGAGAATGACCGAGGCCGAGATGATGCCATACGACGACCACGTGGTAGGATTCTCGGGCGAGAGAGTGGGTACCAAGGGATATATCGACTTGTACACCACCTTCGGAGAGGGGAAGAACACCAGGACCATCAAAATCCGGTACCTGGTCATCGACGCCAACACCTCCTATAACATCCTCCTCGGCCGACCATCCATCAACCGGCTGATGGCCATAATATCAACCCCCCACCTCGCAATGAAATTCCCTTCAAAGACAGGAGACATTCTCACAGTCCACGTggaccagaaagaagcacgAGAGTGCTACGCCGAGAGTCTCCGGGTGGAGCCTCTAAGGGCAGACACTTCTCCCCTTCGGGCGAGGAAGTCCTCCCGAAAGGACCGCTCCCCCAGGAAGGACCGGCCGAGGGAGGCCCAGCCAACCGTAGCACTAGTAGACCTTGATCCCCGGGCAACCGAGGACAGGCTAGAGGCAAGAGAGGAGCTGAGGAGGGTCCCCCTCCTCGACGAAGAGCACAGCACGGCTGTAGGGACAGCCTTGGCGGCGGCCGAGGCCGAGGTCATGCACGCCGCGCTTAGAAAGAATGTCGACATGTTCGCATGGACGCCGGCCGACATGCCGGGAGTCAGCCCGGATGTCATCACCCATCGGCTGTCCATATTCAAGGAAGCCCGCCCGATCTCCCAAAAGAAGAGGGACTTGGGCGACGAAAAACGACTCGCGGCGAAGGAGGAGGCCGGTAAGCTCCTATCGGCCGGATTCATAAGGGAGGCCCGGTACACGacatggctggccaacgtcgtcatgGTTACCAAGCCTAACGGTaactggaggatgtgcgtcgactacaGAAACATCAACAGCGCATGCCCGAAGGACACCTACCCCCTCCCGAACATTGACCGCTTGGTGGATGGGGCGGCCGGCCATAAAAttatgagcttcctggacgcttactctggctataaccagataagcatgcacccgCGGGACAAGGAGAAGACGGCCTTCATGACGGCCGACGCCAACTACTACTACGAGGTCATGTCGTTCGGCCTCAAGAACGCCGGGGCAACCTACCAGCGCCTCATGGACAAAATTTTCAAGGGTCTAATAGGCCGGGCGGTAGAAGTctatgtggacgacatagtCGTGAAGTCCGACTCGTTCGAGCAACACCTGAAGGATCTGGACGAGGTCTTCAAGGCCCTAAGGGGGGTCAACATGAAACTCAACCCCGAAAAATGTACTTTCGGGGTGGAGGGAGGAAAGTTcctaggcttcatgctcacccaccGAGGGATAGAGGCAAACCCCGACAAGTGCCAGGCCATACTCAGCATGAGAAGCCCGAACaccgtgaaggaggtacaacaaCTCCTTGGGCGGCTGACCGCCCTCTCTCGCTTTGTCCCCCGCTTGGCCGAGAGGACGAGGCCGATCGTTCAGTTGCTCCGTAAAGGCAAAAAATTCGTCTGGGACGACCAATGTGAGGAAATCTTCAAAAAATTCAAAGAGTTCCTCACATCTCCGGCCGTCATCCAGAAGCCGAGACCCGACGCCCCAATCCTCGTATATCTAGCAGTCTCGGAAGAAGCAGTCAGCGCTGCCCTAGTGCAGGAAGCCGAGGGCGAGGAGCGACCCGTATACTTTGTCAGCCGAACCCTCCATTCGGCCGAGACCCGATATCAGATGATTGAGAAGGTGGCTCTCGCACTCGTCCTCACGGCAAGACGGATGCGCCCCTACTTCCAAAATCACTCCATAACTGTAAGAACCGACTAccctattttcaaaattttatctaaaccggACCTTGCAGGGAGGATGATAGGATGGTCGGTCGAACTCTCCGAGTTCGACATACGTTATGAGCCGAGGGGCGCCATCAAGTCTCAATGCTTGGCCGACTTCTCGGCCGAGCTGACACCACTGCCCACACTCTCGGACGGTTGGACTCTCTACGTGGACGGCTCATCAAATAAAACAGCCTGTGGAGCGGGAGTCGTCCTGGAAGGGCCGGGCGACCTCCTCCTGGAACAAGCTCTCCAGTTCGGATTTCGGGCGACCAACAATCAGGCCGAGTACGAGGCCTTGCTGGCCGGGCTGAACCTAGCTTACGACATGGGAGCGCGCGAGGTTACatgcaaaagcgactcccaggtgATGGTCGGCCAAGTCAACGGAGATTTCGAGGTTAAAGAGCCTTTGCTGCAGCGATACTACCACGCGGCCAAAAACAGTATCGCCCGCTTCAACAAAGCGCCCCTGCAACACATACCGAGGGAGGACAACAAAAGGGCCGACATCCTGTCCAAGCTCTCGATCACCAAAAAGAAGAGCCACCAGAGGTCAGTCATACAAATATGGCTGAGACACCCTAGTGTGACAGAGGCCGAGGCCGAGTGTCTGGCTATCGAAGAAGAAGAGGCCGACGCCGATAACTGGATGACACCCGTCATCCAATATCTAACGGTCGGCACATGCAAGGCCGGCCAAGAGAAGGCGATGAAGCAGCAATGCGCCCGGTACACCATGATTAACGAAGATTTGTATCGGAGAGGCTACTCGACCCCCCTGCTAAAATGCATCACCAACAAAAGGGCCGAGTACATCCTGGCCGAGATCCATGAAGGAATCTGCGGAAATCACGCCGGGACGAGGACGATGGCCGCCAAAGTTTTGAGGGCCGGCTACTACTGA